One segment of Herbaspirillum hiltneri N3 DNA contains the following:
- a CDS encoding ImcF-related family protein: MQKLRLDLLCILIFAVVLEAGIRIWGKFFGITTPESIRLWSSVIAGSALLCALVMLFDGWGRLSDAWRNVMKSLKLKVPVVRHAMPAGFYNRAADIDTSAVPQKTPNASPFENLPGQMRARHGWRWHYRQRFLLLTGDNAAVTKLLPELEEQSYAITEDAVLFFARTDSEGQPDVAWLKQLYKLRRRRPIDAVVLTVGQASALASTRRASSTYSLLLARIAEELHWRAPVLVLDLHRNDKQDHGAVVGSEFAPHADAREIEVSLLSLCRRLASITVQQLGDKRDDRYAGELSQRLEGRSKVLAPWIAGLNQVVTGAFFAPFPNPHGVATAGKDPMSSADLPLWRHLSNVVRTQRGRRVGAHPETVLSVITLTGLGIWMTGMLASAVINQTDITALQQVAQRLKKPPQVASRLRALLNVQQEISRFEYRTAHHAPLLTRFGLNRDKEILQALWAPYREASQHLLVAPVQQMLETELIDLAQLRSDQLDKQAGSFALDGHQALKSYLMLAEPPRSDTAFLTPQLIRRWQLDAHLLAGEQRDLGERLLTFYSNHLAAHPDWKITPSAGLVQAARQTLLAAIGVQHADTTLYRHIVTAATDKYPDQTLASLTVGTDPRGLIRNHAIVSGVFTRQAYEGAIAPAIVEAAKRNTVARDWVLTGQAQPATQTPDQSPQALQAALTAQYFAEYAEQWQMFMNNVQWEAAPTMPAAIEQLKLMTDARQSPVIALMKSLQYQGTAGVRQASLSDTLVAKAQDLLTATKATTPPALQNDPAGPLGSTFSPVLRLIGNADGNGNGNGNGNGGADSTNTHVPANSDLSLQRYLDRISALRLRLQQINSSPDAEAQAKQLALSLFQGKGSELADTQAYAQLVAASLGEQWASMGDALFVRPVVQATQTVLQPAQAGLNEAWNNTVAAAWYKAFSGRYPFAQTDNDASLPELARFLRPQSGLIASFLQSQLAGVLELQADQWVPHAGSKLNFDPGFLAAINTLQRLGARLLVQGEPQYRFELKPMPTPGIEDSTLIIDAQKLRYRNGPQTWQNLVWPVNQTQDAGTLLQWQTDQAGTNKHYEFSGRWALVRLLERARIEPIDSATYQLTWQATPDVPVISAPVISSASKLDPDNLMPRAPMAPASAELVYPLSYVMRTEAGRGPLEMLALRDFALPSRIFVAASRGAATRK; encoded by the coding sequence ATGCAAAAATTACGCTTAGACCTTCTATGTATTTTGATTTTCGCTGTCGTACTAGAGGCGGGGATCCGGATCTGGGGGAAGTTTTTTGGTATTACTACCCCCGAGTCCATCAGACTATGGTCTTCAGTGATCGCTGGTAGCGCCTTGTTGTGTGCGCTGGTGATGTTGTTTGATGGATGGGGGCGGCTTTCCGACGCATGGCGCAATGTGATGAAATCCTTGAAGTTGAAGGTTCCCGTCGTGCGTCATGCCATGCCGGCTGGTTTTTATAACCGAGCGGCCGATATTGATACGTCCGCCGTCCCGCAAAAGACGCCGAATGCTTCTCCTTTTGAGAATTTGCCCGGTCAGATGCGTGCGCGTCATGGTTGGCGTTGGCATTATCGCCAGCGTTTTCTGCTGTTGACTGGCGATAATGCGGCGGTGACGAAATTGTTGCCGGAGCTGGAAGAACAGAGTTATGCGATCACGGAAGACGCTGTCCTGTTTTTTGCGCGCACCGATAGCGAAGGTCAGCCTGACGTGGCCTGGTTAAAGCAACTCTATAAACTACGTCGCCGTCGTCCGATTGATGCGGTAGTACTGACCGTGGGTCAGGCGAGTGCACTGGCTTCGACTCGCCGTGCCAGCAGCACCTATAGCTTGCTCTTGGCGCGTATTGCAGAAGAGCTACATTGGCGTGCGCCGGTGTTGGTGCTGGATCTGCATAGAAACGATAAGCAGGATCATGGCGCCGTGGTGGGTAGTGAGTTTGCTCCGCATGCCGATGCCAGGGAAATTGAAGTAAGCTTGCTCTCGCTATGTCGCCGCCTGGCATCGATCACGGTGCAGCAATTGGGTGACAAGCGAGATGACCGCTACGCCGGAGAACTGTCGCAACGCCTTGAGGGCCGCAGTAAGGTTCTGGCGCCATGGATTGCCGGGCTGAATCAGGTCGTGACAGGTGCATTCTTTGCTCCCTTTCCCAATCCACACGGCGTGGCCACTGCAGGCAAAGATCCCATGAGCAGTGCCGATCTGCCTTTGTGGCGTCACTTGAGCAATGTCGTACGCACGCAACGCGGCCGTCGCGTCGGCGCTCACCCCGAAACAGTATTGAGCGTCATTACGCTGACCGGCCTGGGCATCTGGATGACCGGCATGCTGGCCTCCGCCGTCATCAATCAAACCGACATCACGGCTCTGCAGCAAGTCGCACAGCGCCTTAAAAAGCCGCCGCAGGTCGCCAGCCGCTTGCGCGCGCTCCTCAACGTGCAACAGGAAATCAGCCGTTTCGAATACCGCACCGCGCATCATGCGCCGTTGCTGACGCGTTTTGGGTTGAATCGCGACAAGGAAATCCTGCAAGCACTGTGGGCGCCGTACCGTGAGGCCAGCCAGCACCTGCTGGTCGCACCCGTGCAACAAATGCTGGAAACCGAGTTGATCGACTTAGCGCAGCTGCGCAGCGATCAACTCGACAAGCAGGCCGGCAGCTTTGCGCTGGACGGTCATCAGGCACTTAAAAGTTACCTGATGCTGGCCGAGCCGCCACGCAGCGACACCGCATTCCTGACGCCGCAGCTGATTCGTCGCTGGCAGCTCGATGCTCATCTCCTGGCAGGCGAGCAGCGCGATCTGGGCGAACGCCTGCTGACCTTCTACAGCAACCATCTGGCCGCCCATCCTGACTGGAAAATCACCCCCAGCGCCGGCCTGGTGCAAGCGGCCCGCCAGACCTTGCTGGCCGCCATCGGCGTACAGCATGCCGACACCACGCTGTATCGCCATATCGTCACCGCCGCGACTGACAAGTATCCTGACCAGACGCTGGCGTCCCTGACCGTGGGGACCGACCCGCGCGGACTGATCCGCAACCACGCCATCGTGTCCGGCGTCTTCACCCGCCAGGCTTATGAAGGCGCCATCGCCCCGGCCATTGTCGAAGCCGCCAAACGCAATACGGTCGCCCGCGACTGGGTGTTGACCGGACAGGCGCAGCCAGCAACGCAGACCCCGGACCAATCGCCGCAAGCCTTGCAGGCCGCCTTGACCGCACAATACTTTGCCGAGTACGCCGAGCAATGGCAGATGTTCATGAACAACGTGCAATGGGAGGCAGCCCCGACCATGCCGGCGGCCATTGAACAATTGAAGTTGATGACTGATGCGCGCCAGTCGCCGGTCATCGCCCTGATGAAATCCTTGCAGTACCAGGGGACTGCCGGTGTGCGGCAGGCATCCTTGTCCGACACGCTGGTGGCCAAGGCACAAGACCTTCTCACCGCCACCAAAGCCACGACGCCGCCAGCCCTGCAAAATGACCCGGCCGGACCGCTGGGCAGCACCTTCAGCCCGGTATTGCGCCTGATCGGCAACGCCGACGGCAATGGCAATGGTAATGGCAATGGTAATGGCGGCGCCGACAGCACGAACACCCATGTGCCAGCCAACAGCGACCTGAGCCTGCAACGGTATCTGGACCGCATCAGCGCCTTGCGCCTGCGACTGCAACAGATCAACAGCAGTCCCGACGCCGAAGCACAAGCCAAACAACTGGCCTTATCGCTATTTCAGGGAAAAGGTTCCGAACTGGCCGACACGCAAGCCTATGCGCAACTGGTCGCCGCCAGTCTGGGCGAACAATGGGCCAGCATGGGGGATGCACTGTTCGTGCGGCCCGTCGTGCAAGCCACGCAGACGGTATTGCAACCGGCGCAGGCCGGCTTGAACGAAGCCTGGAACAACACCGTCGCGGCAGCCTGGTACAAGGCATTCAGCGGCCGCTACCCATTTGCTCAAACCGACAACGATGCCTCCTTGCCGGAACTGGCCCGATTCCTGAGACCGCAAAGCGGTTTGATTGCGAGCTTCCTGCAGTCGCAACTGGCGGGCGTGCTGGAGTTGCAAGCAGACCAATGGGTACCCCACGCCGGCAGCAAACTCAATTTCGATCCAGGCTTTCTGGCAGCAATCAATACGCTGCAACGCCTTGGTGCACGCCTGCTGGTGCAAGGAGAGCCGCAATACCGCTTTGAACTCAAACCGATGCCCACGCCAGGCATTGAGGACAGCACGCTGATCATCGATGCCCAGAAGCTGCGCTACCGCAACGGACCCCAGACATGGCAAAACCTGGTGTGGCCGGTCAACCAGACGCAGGATGCCGGCACGCTCCTGCAATGGCAGACCGACCAAGCCGGTACCAACAAGCACTATGAGTTCTCCGGTCGCTGGGCCTTGGTGCGTCTCTTGGAGCGCGCCCGCATCGAACCGATCGACAGCGCCACCTATCAACTGACCTGGCAGGCGACACCCGACGTACCAGTAATCAGTGCACCAGTGATCAGCTCCGCCTCCAAGCTTGATCCAGACAACCTGATGCCGCGCGCACCGATGGCGCCAGCCTCTGCCGAGCTGGTGTATCCCTTGTCGTATGTGATGCGTACCGAAGCCGGACGCGGGCCACTGGAAATGCTGGCTTTGCGTGATTTTGCGTTGCCGTCGCGGATTTTTGTGGCGGCGTCGCGTGGTGCCGCCACCAGAAAGTGA